Genomic segment of Acidobacteriota bacterium:
TCGCCGCGAAGACGGTCGCCGTAATCGGTTGCGGTCCCATCGGATTGTTTTCAATTGCCGTTGCGCGCGCCGTCGGAGCTTCCCAGGTCTTTGCACTCGAAGTGAACGAGCATCGGCGCAAGCTGGCAAAGGCCATGAAGGCCGAGCACGTTTGCGATCCGAGCAAGGGCAACGTGAAGCAGTTTGTGCTTGAACGTACGGATGGCACCGGCGTGGACGTAGTGCTTGAAATGTCCGGACATCCCGACGGTATCAAAACCGGATTCGATATTTTGCGGCTTGGCGGCCGTGTCTCATTGCTGGGCATCCCTTCTGTGCCGATCAAGATGAACTTCGCGGAAGATCTGATCTTCAAGGGCGCAATCGTGCAGGGTATCAATGGTCGATTGATGTATAAGACCTGGTATCAGATGCAGGCGCTGCTCAGAGCCGGAAAACTCGATCTTTCTCCAGTCATTACCGATCGCATGCCGCTGAAAGATTTCAGTAAGGGCATGGAGCGGTTGAAGACGGGCGAAGCCAGCAAGATCCTGCTGTATCCGAACGGAACGGGAAGATAGCCGCTTGTTCGCATTCTGATTGTCGTTAAAACAAATCGTGCAATTTCGAATGTCATCGTCTGCGCCATTCAAGAAGATCCTCATTGCCAATCGAGGAGAGATTGCGGTGCGCGTAATCCGCGCCTGCCGCGAGATGGACATTGCTACGGTTGCTGTGTTTTCTGATGTAGATCGCGGGGCACTGCATGTGATGAAGGCCGACGAGGCGTATCACATTGGTCCTGCCGCAGCGGCCGAGTCGTATCTAAACATTCCGCGGATTCTCGAGGTCGCCCTGCGGAGCGGCGCGGATGCCGTACATCCGGGCTACGGATTTCTCTCTGAGAACCCACAGTTCGCCCGAGCTTGTGCTGATGCCGGCGTGAAGTTCATCGGGCCATCGCCATCAGCGATGGAAGCGATGGGATCGAAGACGCGCGCGCGTGAAGCTGCAGATCGCGCTGGACTCCCGCGTGTTCCCGGTTCGGTACGCGCGTTGGAATCTGCTGCGCAGGCCGAAGAGGTTGCCGCATCGCTCGATTATCCGGTGATGCTGAAAGCGGTGGCGGGTGGAGGCGGCAAGGGAATGCGGCGCGTTGATACTCGTCAGGAATTGCCTTCGGCATTCACAGCGGCCCAAAGCGAGGCGCTGCGTGCGTTTGGCAACAGCGACGTGTACATCGAGAAGCTGATCGTCCAGCCTCGCCATATAGAGATCCAGGTTCTCGGCGACGAGCACGGCAATCTTGTATATCTCGGGGAACGTGAATGCTCGGTACAAAGACGCCACCAGAAGGTCATTGAAGAGGCGCCTTCCGCCGTGGTCGATGCGGCCATGCGTCAAGCGATGGGTGAGACCGCTGTGGCTCTGGCGCGAGCGGCCGGATATTCCAACGCGGGTACAGTCGAGTTTCTGGTTGATCAGGACAAGAAGTTTTACTTCCTGGAGATGAACACTCGGCTGCAGGTGGAGCATCCGGTGACGGAGCTGGTTACCGGCCTGGATCTCGTTCACCTGCAAATTCTGATTGCCGCAGGCGCGAAGCTCCCGTTTACGCAAAGCGATCTGCAGTTGCGCGGACACGCAATCGAAGTGCGGATCTACGCAGAGGATCCTGACAATAACTTCTTTCCCTCGCCGGGAAAGATCACTCGCTTGCTGCTTCCTTCTGGTCCGGGAATCCGGGAGGACAGCGGCATTTACGAAGGCTGGACTGTGCCGCTGGATTACGATCCTATGCTGGCAAAGCTGATTGCGTACGCGCCTACACGCGAGCAGGCGATCCGGCGATTGCAGCGGGCATTGAACGAATACTTCGTTGGCGGAATTGCCAGCAACCTGGGATTATTCCGAGAGATTCTCGAGGAGAACGATTTCATCGCCGCAAAAATCGATACAGGGTATCTCGATCGTCTTATCGAAAATCGGCGTAAGGCGGTGTCGCCCTTGAACGGCAACGGCGAGAGAGTCGCCGCTATCGCTGCGGCGCTGATGCAATCGACGCGCAATGGCAAAGCTTCAAGCACAAATAACGGCGTGAATGGCAGCCATCGTTCGGCGGGCAATGGATGGAAGCGCGTCGCCCGCCACGAGGCGCTGCGCGAGCGATGACATTCGAGGTAACCGTCAACGGCCACGACTACCGCGTCGAGCTGGAGCAGACCGAAACAGGAAGCTGGACAGGCCGTGTGAACGGCGAGGCTGTCGCTGTCAACGCTGCAAACACCGCTGCCGGCGTGCTGTCCATGCTGATGGGCGGAGAGTCTTACGAGATCGTTGCCAATCCTGCACAGCAGCAGGTCGCCATAGGAGGCATTCGCTATTCCGTCGAGGTACGCGATCCCCGATCCTGGCGCACACGGCGTGCTCGCCTTGGAGCGCACGATGGGGCCAGGAAGATCACTGCTCCAATGCCGGGAAAAGTAGTTCGCGTAGTTGCCCCGCTGGGTACCGAAGTAGAACAAGGCGCAGGCATCATCGTAATTGAAGCGATGAAGATGCAGAATGAATTGAAATCACCCAAGAAAGGTCGAGTTGCGAAGGTGCTTGCGGCTGAAGGAGCAGCCGTGAACGCAGGCGATGTGCTGGCGGTGATTGAGTGAGCGTTTCGCCTCTCTGGTCCTTCACCAGCAACAGTTGAAAGTATGCGAGATTCACAACACTTCGCGTGTCCCCTTCTTAATGCTCGTGTACGCTGCGTCGAGCACTCGTTGATTCCGTAATCCTTCAATTCCCGGCGCTACAAAGGGAATCCCGCGCTCCACATGAAGTGCAAACGCATCCACCTGGTCCGCATAGGTTGTGTCGTTGGAAATATGTTCGGTGGAGAGTTGGCCGCCAATAGGCTGGGTGTGCAAGGAGATCGCGTGGTCGACGGTAAGAGCATCTTCGGCGCCGGCGAGTCCCTTCTCTCCTGTGATCCATAGCGGCGTGCGATACTCGGCGCGGGTAGAGACGGTGACATGGGCGAGCGTTCCAATTTGAAACTCAAGCAACAACGTCGCCGCCGATTCGACGGCTCCGGAGTCTTTGTCGTAGAGTGCGCGAGCGAATACCGCGCGCACTTCATCCTGCAGAATGTAGCGAAGCGCGTCGATGCAATGCACGGCCACATCGCCCACCGGACCGCCGCAGGCAAGGCTCGGATCGGTAATCCATGTTCTTGGATGCTGGCGCATATAGTAATGAAATTCGGAACGAGCCAGCAAGGGCTTGCCGATCGTGCCGGCGGCAACAATCTCGCGAAGTCGATTGACGCTGGGCTCGAAGCGAAAATTCTGCGCGACTCCCAATGGCACGTGAGCACGTTCCGCCGCAGCTACCATGTGCTCGCACTCTGCGGAGTTCATCGCCATCGGCTTCTCGCACAGCACTGGCTTGCGGTGGTCGAGCGCAATGAGCACATGCGGCAGGTGGAGGGCGTCGGGGGAGGCGACGAAGATTGCATCAACTTCCGCCGACGAGCAAAGAGCTTCCGGAGAGTCGTAGGACCGAAGTGGGAATTTACTGTATTGCTTTACCGCTTCCTGGGCCTTCCGCTGATCTCTCCGCCACAGGCCGGTGACGGTGCAGTGCTTGGCCTGCGAAAAACCGGGCATGAGGCGCCTGACCGCATGCAGGCCGAAACCAAGGATTCCGTAGCGGATCACTTGACGTTCTTCAGCAGGTCGTCAGCGTAGTAGTTGGAAATCTTCGCTTCATTGTGCACGACGTCGTAGTAGGCCGCCTTGAGCAACTGCTCGCGCCCATCGCGCAATTGCTCGCGGATGAACTGCTGCACGCGCGGATCGTTCAATTCGCGCTGACCAGCAGGTTCTTTCGAGATCAGGCGGACAATGCTGTAGCCGATCGTCTTCTTCGTGGCGGGATCGACCATGGGAAGAGGATGACTTATCTCGCCCGGCTTGAGCTTTGAAACCGCAGCGTAAATTTCCGGATTCGTGCGCAGCTGCGATTCCGAGATCATGCCCATATCGCCGCCATTGCCTGCCGTGTCGGGTTGCTCCGAGTAATTCATCGCAACTTGCGAAAAGTCGTCGCCGCTTTCCAGCCGGTTCTCGATCATCTGGATCTTTTTGTGCGCGTCACCTTCGTTCTGCGCTTTGTCGTTCTTCAGATTGCTGACCTGCTGCGCCGGCTGAGAGGTGACGACGATCTGCGCCAGATGGTAGCGCGGCTCAATCAAGTTGAACTGCGCCTTGTTGGCGTTGTAGAAGTCGGTAATCTCTTTGTCGCTGATGTTGATCTTCGACGTGATCTCTTTGTTCAGGACCTTGTCAATGGTGAGATTGCGCCGCACATCGCGTCTAAGATCGTCCAGCGACATGTGGCTGTCCTTCAGCTTCTGATCGAACTGCTCTTTGGTATAAGGAGCCTTAAGCTCGTTCAGCTTGCGGTCAACTTCATCGTCGGTAGCGAGCAGACCAAGCTTTTCTGCACGCTGCATCATGATCTCCTGATCGATCAGCTGTTTCAGGATATTCAGCCGAAGGCTCTCAGACTGTTCGCCGATTGGCTTTTGCCCGGCGTTGGCCGATTGGTTCTGGTAGTACTTCTCCACCTCAGACCGGCTGATGGCCCGCCCGTTTACTTTTGCCATCATGTCAGAGCCATGCTGCGAGTCACCGCAGCCAGAGAGAATCGCGCACAAAATCAGGACTGGAAAATAAAACTGGACGGGAAATTTCAAAGGTCGAGCTCCACACTTTGGAGGTTCCATGGGACGAATGAGGGGAATTGTACAGAGCGGTTCTGGAATTGTGTAATTTGCGACCGCGTAATCGGCCGGGATCTCGGTCGCGATATTTCGCCCCTCATTACTCCATTACAAATTATCAGAGAGCCTGAGATTGCCGCCTATTGATCGCTGTTCTTAGGCACAGGATTAGCCGAAGCCGGCGGGGATGAAGCGGCGGCAGTCGGCGCGGGCGCCGGTGGAGGTGTCTGT
This window contains:
- a CDS encoding peptidylprolyl isomerase — translated: MEPPKCGARPLKFPVQFYFPVLILCAILSGCGDSQHGSDMMAKVNGRAISRSEVEKYYQNQSANAGQKPIGEQSESLRLNILKQLIDQEIMMQRAEKLGLLATDDEVDRKLNELKAPYTKEQFDQKLKDSHMSLDDLRRDVRRNLTIDKVLNKEITSKINISDKEITDFYNANKAQFNLIEPRYHLAQIVVTSQPAQQVSNLKNDKAQNEGDAHKKIQMIENRLESGDDFSQVAMNYSEQPDTAGNGGDMGMISESQLRTNPEIYAAVSKLKPGEISHPLPMVDPATKKTIGYSIVRLISKEPAGQRELNDPRVQQFIREQLRDGREQLLKAAYYDVVHNEAKISNYYADDLLKNVK
- a CDS encoding acetyl-CoA carboxylase biotin carboxyl carrier protein subunit, with translation MEARRPPRGAARAMTFEVTVNGHDYRVELEQTETGSWTGRVNGEAVAVNAANTAAGVLSMLMGGESYEIVANPAQQQVAIGGIRYSVEVRDPRSWRTRRARLGAHDGARKITAPMPGKVVRVVAPLGTEVEQGAGIIVIEAMKMQNELKSPKKGRVAKVLAAEGAAVNAGDVLAVIE
- a CDS encoding gfo/Idh/MocA family oxidoreductase, which encodes MIRYGILGFGLHAVRRLMPGFSQAKHCTVTGLWRRDQRKAQEAVKQYSKFPLRSYDSPEALCSSAEVDAIFVASPDALHLPHVLIALDHRKPVLCEKPMAMNSAECEHMVAAAERAHVPLGVAQNFRFEPSVNRLREIVAAGTIGKPLLARSEFHYYMRQHPRTWITDPSLACGGPVGDVAVHCIDALRYILQDEVRAVFARALYDKDSGAVESAATLLLEFQIGTLAHVTVSTRAEYRTPLWITGEKGLAGAEDALTVDHAISLHTQPIGGQLSTEHISNDTTYADQVDAFALHVERGIPFVAPGIEGLRNQRVLDAAYTSIKKGTREVL
- the accC gene encoding acetyl-CoA carboxylase biotin carboxylase subunit; this translates as MSSSAPFKKILIANRGEIAVRVIRACREMDIATVAVFSDVDRGALHVMKADEAYHIGPAAAAESYLNIPRILEVALRSGADAVHPGYGFLSENPQFARACADAGVKFIGPSPSAMEAMGSKTRAREAADRAGLPRVPGSVRALESAAQAEEVAASLDYPVMLKAVAGGGGKGMRRVDTRQELPSAFTAAQSEALRAFGNSDVYIEKLIVQPRHIEIQVLGDEHGNLVYLGERECSVQRRHQKVIEEAPSAVVDAAMRQAMGETAVALARAAGYSNAGTVEFLVDQDKKFYFLEMNTRLQVEHPVTELVTGLDLVHLQILIAAGAKLPFTQSDLQLRGHAIEVRIYAEDPDNNFFPSPGKITRLLLPSGPGIREDSGIYEGWTVPLDYDPMLAKLIAYAPTREQAIRRLQRALNEYFVGGIASNLGLFREILEENDFIAAKIDTGYLDRLIENRRKAVSPLNGNGERVAAIAAALMQSTRNGKASSTNNGVNGSHRSAGNGWKRVARHEALRER
- a CDS encoding L-threonine 3-dehydrogenase; its protein translation is MPETMQAIVKPQAGPGSELRAVPRPEVGPGDVLVKVQVASICGTDLHIYEWDAWAQKRIRPPLVPGHEFCGTVAAIGREVTSVKEGDFVSAEMHVNCGKCLQCRTGEAHICQNVKIIGVDADGAFADYVKIPESNIWKLDPSIPADYASILDPLGNAVHTVLAGEIAAKTVAVIGCGPIGLFSIAVARAVGASQVFALEVNEHRRKLAKAMKAEHVCDPSKGNVKQFVLERTDGTGVDVVLEMSGHPDGIKTGFDILRLGGRVSLLGIPSVPIKMNFAEDLIFKGAIVQGINGRLMYKTWYQMQALLRAGKLDLSPVITDRMPLKDFSKGMERLKTGEASKILLYPNGTGR